A single region of the Streptomyces sp. NBC_00236 genome encodes:
- a CDS encoding GntR family transcriptional regulator yields MPAPAASPVRPPAKRPPAAERVYTHIKDAVLNRRYEGGTLLTEGDLADAVGVSRTPVREALLRLEVEGLIKLYPKKGALVLAVSAQEIADVVETRLLVEEFAVRKAVPASAQLIARLEELLEEQRQLSEAGDLAAVSVKDRCFHAEIVRHAGNEILSRLYDQLRDRQLRMGVAVMESHPGRIAANITEHGELLDAIRAGDADGAAQVVRRHVSRVKVLVRGEDR; encoded by the coding sequence ATGCCTGCTCCAGCCGCGTCCCCCGTCCGTCCGCCCGCGAAGCGGCCCCCCGCCGCCGAGCGCGTCTACACCCACATCAAGGACGCGGTCCTGAACCGCCGCTACGAGGGCGGGACGCTCCTGACCGAGGGCGACCTCGCCGACGCCGTGGGGGTCTCCCGTACTCCCGTGCGCGAGGCGCTGCTGCGGCTGGAGGTCGAGGGGCTGATCAAGCTCTACCCGAAGAAGGGCGCCCTCGTGCTCGCCGTCTCCGCGCAGGAGATCGCCGACGTCGTGGAGACCCGGCTGCTCGTCGAGGAGTTCGCCGTACGCAAGGCGGTGCCCGCCTCGGCGCAGCTGATCGCCCGACTGGAAGAGCTCCTGGAGGAGCAGCGGCAGTTGTCCGAGGCAGGGGACCTGGCCGCCGTCTCCGTGAAGGACCGCTGCTTCCACGCCGAGATCGTCCGCCACGCGGGCAACGAGATCCTGTCCCGCCTCTACGACCAGCTGCGCGACCGGCAACTGCGGATGGGGGTCGCCGTCATGGAGTCCCACCCCGGCAGGATCGCCGCCAACATCACCGAGCACGGCGAGCTGCTGGACGCGATCAGGGCCGGCGACGCGGACGGTGCCGCGCAGGTCGTGCGCCGCCACGTCAGCCGGGTCAAGGTGCTGGTCAGGGGTGAGGACCGGTGA
- a CDS encoding NADP-dependent oxidoreductase, with translation MKKVSFAEFGGPDVLQLIDAEEPHAGPGRIRIAVRAAGVNPVDWRVREGQVLGAHPTELPAGVGLDAAGIVDEIGEGVDGVEVGDRVFGEGSSTYAEFAVLSAWARMPEGLSFEEAAGYPSVVETALRVIREVGVLPGQTLLVSGASGGVGSAVLQIARDRGITVIGTGGASNQDYLRGLGALATTYGEGWTERVRQLGRVDAALDLAGSGVIRELVGLTGDPRRVVSIADLGAPAFGVRFSGVAGSVPDALAEAARLIARGKLHIPVEKSYPLAEAAEAHIDSRAGHTRGRRVIVV, from the coding sequence ATGAAGAAAGTGAGCTTCGCCGAGTTCGGCGGTCCGGACGTTCTGCAACTCATCGATGCCGAGGAGCCCCACGCGGGCCCCGGCCGGATACGCATTGCCGTGCGGGCGGCGGGCGTGAACCCCGTCGACTGGCGGGTCCGTGAGGGGCAGGTGCTGGGCGCCCATCCGACCGAGTTGCCCGCCGGTGTGGGGCTGGACGCCGCCGGGATCGTGGACGAGATCGGGGAGGGCGTGGACGGGGTCGAGGTCGGTGACCGGGTGTTCGGCGAAGGCTCCAGTACGTACGCCGAGTTCGCCGTCCTGTCCGCCTGGGCCCGGATGCCCGAGGGGCTGTCGTTCGAAGAGGCGGCCGGGTACCCCTCCGTGGTGGAGACCGCGCTGCGCGTCATCCGCGAGGTCGGTGTCCTGCCCGGGCAGACGCTGCTGGTCAGCGGGGCGTCCGGCGGAGTCGGGTCGGCGGTGCTGCAGATCGCCCGTGACCGCGGCATCACGGTGATCGGCACGGGCGGTGCCTCGAACCAGGACTACCTGCGGGGCCTGGGCGCCCTCGCCACCACGTACGGCGAGGGCTGGACCGAGCGGGTGCGGCAGCTCGGCCGGGTGGACGCCGCTCTCGACCTGGCCGGTTCGGGAGTGATCCGTGAGCTCGTCGGGCTGACGGGGGATCCCCGGAGGGTCGTCTCCATCGCCGATCTCGGCGCGCCCGCGTTCGGTGTCCGGTTCTCCGGCGTGGCAGGGAGTGTGCCGGACGCGCTCGCCGAGGCCGCCCGGCTCATCGCACGGGGAAAGCTCCACATCCCGGTCGAGAAGTCGTACCCGCTCGCCGAGGCCGCGGAGGCGCACATCGACAGCCGGGCCGGCCACACGCGCGGCCGTCGGGTCATCGTCGTCTGA
- a CDS encoding D-alanyl-D-alanine carboxypeptidase family protein yields MKLGIQRARRASVAATVALTTGAVIAGGAFASTAQAAALPAPTIVAKGGFVMNNGTGKTLFTKAADTRRSTGSTTKIMTARVVLAQKGLNLDSKVTVQKAYSDYIVAKGASSARLIVGDKVTVRQLLYGLMLPSGCDAAYALADKFGSGSTRAARVKSFIGKMNSTAKSLGLTNTHFDSFDGIDNGSNYSTPRDLTKLASSAMKYSTFRTVVKTKSTKQKVTTKSGGSRYMSWTNTNKLLGTYSGAIGVKTGSGPSAKYCLVFAATRHGKTVIGTVLTSTSEATRTADAKKLMDYGLQRYLNRV; encoded by the coding sequence TTGAAACTCGGCATTCAGCGCGCACGGCGCGCATCCGTAGCCGCCACGGTGGCTCTCACCACAGGCGCCGTCATCGCGGGCGGCGCCTTCGCCTCCACCGCACAGGCCGCCGCACTGCCGGCTCCGACGATCGTCGCCAAGGGCGGCTTCGTGATGAACAACGGCACGGGGAAGACCCTGTTCACCAAGGCCGCGGACACCCGTCGTTCCACCGGTTCCACCACGAAGATCATGACTGCCCGGGTGGTGCTGGCCCAGAAGGGCCTGAACCTGGACTCCAAGGTCACGGTCCAGAAGGCGTACAGCGACTACATCGTCGCGAAGGGCGCGTCCTCGGCCCGCCTCATCGTGGGCGACAAGGTCACGGTCCGTCAGCTGCTCTACGGTCTGATGCTGCCGTCCGGCTGCGACGCCGCGTACGCGCTCGCCGACAAGTTCGGCTCCGGCTCGACGCGCGCGGCCCGGGTGAAGTCGTTCATCGGCAAGATGAACTCCACGGCCAAGAGCCTCGGCCTGACGAACACGCACTTCGACTCGTTCGACGGCATAGACAACGGGTCCAACTACTCGACCCCCCGCGACCTGACGAAGCTCGCCAGCAGCGCGATGAAGTACTCCACGTTCCGCACGGTCGTGAAGACGAAGTCGACGAAGCAGAAGGTCACCACGAAGAGCGGCGGTTCCCGCTACATGTCGTGGACCAACACCAACAAGCTGCTGGGCACGTACAGCGGCGCGATCGGCGTGAAGACCGGCTCCGGCCCGTCGGCCAAGTACTGCCTGGTCTTCGCCGCGACCCGTCATGGCAAGACGGTCATCGGCACGGTCCTGACCTCCACCTCGGAGGCGACCCGCACGGCGGACGCGAAGAAGCTCATGGACTACGGCCTCCAGAGGTATCTCAACCGGGTGTGA